Proteins co-encoded in one Brassica rapa cultivar Chiifu-401-42 chromosome A02, CAAS_Brap_v3.01, whole genome shotgun sequence genomic window:
- the LOC103855327 gene encoding LOB domain-containing protein 37: MSCNGCRVLRKGCSENCILRPCIQWIETADAQGHATVFVAKFFGRAGLMSFISAVPEPQRPALFQSLLYEACGRTVNPVNGAIGMLWTGNWNICQAAVETVLRGGSLRPIPELLAHGGGFAGFPSEEGSEICTGMLNLNDGSSDRNIYHHSRFSSSRSRSTLDSSAKKRKRVDSSELDLSLNPNLSTKTTPSPTRQRSGTPSMNSEESVATTTSFWDATATGERYGNGGGGETRQLLNLFV, translated from the exons ATGAGTTGCAATGGTTGCCGTGTGCTCCGAAAAGGTTGCAGCGAGAACTGCATCCTCAGGCCATGTATCCAATGGATAGAAACCGCCGACGCTCAGGGACACGCCACCGTCTTCGTCGCTAAATTCTTCGGCCGCGCCGGTCTAATGTCTTTCATCTCCGCCGTACCGGAACCTCAACGTCCCG CTCTGTTTCAGTCTTTGTTATACGAAGCTTGTGGGAGAACAGTGAATCCAGTCAACGGAGCTATAGGAATGCTGTGGACGGGTAACTGGAATATCTGCCAAGCTGCGGTTGAGACGGTGCTTCGCGGCGGTTCTTTGAGACCCATCCCGGAGCTTCTCGCTCACGGCGGTGGATTCGCCGGCTTTCCATCGGAAGAAGGGTCTGAGATCTGCACGGGAATGCTGAACCTTAATGATGGTTCCAGCGACCGTAACATCTACCATCATTCTAGATTCTCAAGCTCAAGATCCAGATCTACGCTGGACTCTTCTGCCAAGAAGCGTAAGCGAGTTGATTCTTCCGAGCTCGATCTTTCACTAAACCCTAATTTATCCACTAAAACAACGCCTTCTCCCACACGGCAGCGATCAGGAACACCGTCCATGAACTCTGAGGAGTCAGTGGCGACCACGACGTCGTTTTGGGATGCCACTGCAACAGGTGAACGCTACGGTAACGGCGGAGGAGGAGAAACAAGACAGCTGCTTAACCTTTTTGTTTAA